A stretch of DNA from Bacteroidales bacterium:
TGTGGCATGCGATGGCGTGTATATTTATGCAGCTACTGAAAGCGGAATATATAAAGCATCTTATACAAATCCAAACCTTGCCAATTATGCCAATTGGTCAAAGGATACTTCAATGTCCAATCCGAATGGGAAATATAATGTGATTACTATTTTTCAGAATAAGCTTTTTGCAAATTTATCTGTTTCGGGTTATTCAAAAGACACACTTTACGTTAATGATGGTAATGCATGGGCAATTTTTGACTCTACACGCTTTGATGATGTATTCAGCATTCGGGTTGTAAATAATAAAATGCTGGTATCATATAATTATAAAGTGCTGGTTTATAATTCGGATATTCAGATTTTAGAAGATTTATGGACATATAACCCTGATTCTCCTGAGCCTTCAGAAGCGCTGATTGATGGAGATTCATATTATTGGGTAGCCGATAGAACAAAAGGGTTAGTTCGTTATAAAGATTGGAATGCATTTAAGATAACACCTGACGGCCCGGCTACCAACAATGCTTTTGCCATGGATATTGCCGGCAGTGATTTATATGTTGCCGCAGGAAGTGTGAACTCCGCCTGGGGAAATGTATGGAATTACAGCGGAGTGTATTCGTTTATCGGAGGTACCTGGCACACACTTAAAGATTATAACACCGCCTTTGACACAATTTATGATATTATAGACATAGCTGTTGACCCATCAAACAGCAATCATGTTTTTGCAGCTTCTCTCGGTGTTGGATTGGTGGAAATAAAAAACGGATACGTTGTGAATGTTTATGATGAAACAAATTCCCCGCTGGAGCATCCTTATAGTTTTTACAGGTGGCTGGGTATTGGAGGTTTGGCTTTTGATGACAACAATAATATATGGGCGGTGAATTCAATAAGCAATAACTTACTTAAAATGCGCACTCCCGACGGGTCTTGGTACTCTTTCAGCACATTGCCTTATATTTCACAAGCACACGGAGGCGCCATGATGATTGATCAGCATGGACAGAAGTGGATTTTATTAAGAAATGCTGTTGGATTACTCGTTTTTAATGAAAAAGGAACCTGGTCAACAAGTAATGATGATGTGATTAAAGTGCTTACTACAAGCGTTGGCAATGGCAGTTTGCCGAGCAACGCAGTTTATTGCATGGCCGAGGACCTTGACGGAAAAGTTTGGATAGGAACCGATAAAGGTGTCGCAGTATTTTATAATCCGGAAAATATTTCTGACGGCGGAAATTTTGATGCGCAACAGATTACTATTATGCAGGACGGAACAGCCCAGCATCTTCTCGAATTTGAAAGAGTAACCTCCATGGCTGTGGATGGCTCAAATAAAAAATGGTTCGGCACCGAAAAAGCAGGAGTTTTTCTGATGAGTGAAGATGGTCAGGAAGAGATTTTGCACTTCACCGAAGAAAATAGCCCACTGCTGTCAAACACAATTACCAGCATTGCTATTGATGAAAATACCGGCGAAGTGTTTTTCGGCACAGCTAACGGACTGATTTCCTTCAAATGGTATGCAACCAAAGGTGGTGAAACTTTTACCAATGTGTATGCTTACCCCAATCCCGTTCGTGGCGATTTCAACGGAACCATAGGAATAAAAGGTCTGGTAAAAGATGCTACGGTTAAAATAACCGATGTTTCCGGTACTTTGGTCTATGAAACAAAATCTGAAGGAGGGCAGGCGGTTTGGAATGGGAAAAACTTCAAAGGAGACCTCGTTGGAAGTGGCGTGTATTTTGTTTTTTGCAGCAATGAAGATTGTACCGAAAAACTGGTAACAAAAATAATGGTCATCAGGTAGCAGCTTTCACCCCATGCAATGCAAAACCAGGGCTATCGTCCTTAAAACAATCAATTACTCCGAAACAAGCATTATTGTTAAAATGCATACCGAGCTTTTTGGGTTGAAATCGTTTTTGGTACGTGGCGTTAGAAAAAAACATGCAAAAATAAACCCCAGCATCTTACAGCCTCTTTCTTTGCTTGAGGTTGTTTTTTCTAATAAAGAAAATTGCCAGTTACACTCTCCCAAAGAAATATCATCATATTACCAGTTTGTTTCACTGCCTTTTAATGTGTTTAAAAGTTCTCAGGCATTGTTTGTAAACGAACTTGTTTACCGCACCGTAAGAGAAGAAGAACCTAATCCGTATTTTTTTAATTTCCTCACACAAAGTATTATTGCTTTAGACAAAGCTAAAAGTAACTTTCAGAATATTCATATTGCTTTTTCCATAAAACTGACAAGGTATCTTGGTTTTTATCCTTTGGGGAAGTATTGTCCTGAAACACCTTATTTTATTTTAAAAGAAGGCCATTTTGCAAAATACAAACCCGATGATGAATTGTATCTTGACCAGCCTATGTCTCAAACCTTTGATTTTTTGCTTCGGATACCCATAGAAGAATCCGGTTCGGTATCCCTGTCCTCAGACACAAGAAGGAAACTTCTTGAAAATATCATTGCTTATTTTCAGCTTCATTTGATAGGGTTTGGAAATATAAAATCTCTGGATGTGCTTACCCAGCTTTTTCATTCCTGAGTTTTTGTTTATTTTTGAAACTCTTTAATCTTAAAATTATGGATGCATATAGTTTATACCTTGCCGGAAATTTTGTTGAAACTTCCGGAAAAATTAAAATAATTAACCCATATACTAAAGCATGTTTTGCCGAAGCATGTCTTGCCTCTCCCGGTGAGCTTGAACAGGCAGTTCAGGCGGCGCAAAATGTTGAAAAGGTTTTGGCGGAAATGCCATCATACAAGCGATATGAAATTTTAATGCAAATTGCAAAGCTTATCAAGGATGATAAAGACAGGCTGGCTTTTGTGTTAAGTACTGAGGCGTGCAAACCTTTAAAGTCCTCTTTGACAGAAGTTGACAGAGCCGTGCAGACTTTCATTGTCGCTGCTGAAGAAGCCAAAAGGTTGCCAAAAGAATATATCAGCATTGACTGGACAATATCCGGAGCCGGAAAGGAAGGTATGGTTAAATACTTTCCCATAGGGCTGGTGGCTGGCATTGCACCATTTAATTTTCCACTGAACCTTGCCGTGCATAAAATAGCTCCCGCCATTGCGGTAGGATGCCCGATTATTCTCAAGCCTTCTTCCTTAACCCCTTTGTCAACGCTGGAATTGGCTAAAATCATTGATAAAACCGACTTGCCTAAAGGCGCGCTTTCTATTTTACCGATGGACAGGAAAACAGGGAATTTGCTGGTGACGGATGAACGATTTAAATTACTGACTTTTACAGGATCTCCCGAGGTGGGCTGGAAAATGAAAAGTGAGGCGGGTAAGAAAAAAGTTGTATTGGAATTGGGTGGCAATGCCGGCGTGATTATAACAAAATCAGCTGATGTTGAAAAAGCAGTTACTAAATGCGTGGCAGGTGGTTTTGCTTATTCCGGGCAGGTTTGCATCCATACACAGAGAATTTTTGTACATAAAAATATTTTTACTGATTTTACACAAAAATTTGTTGAAAAAACAAAACTACTCAAACAAGGCCCATCGGAAGACCCTGCTACAGATATTTCTGCACTGATAAATGAAGAAAATGCCATACGAGTGGAATCATGGGTCGCCGATGCATTAGCGGGAGGAGCTGAACTGTTGTGTGGTGGCAAACGTAAGGGCGCTTTTTTTGAACCCACTGTGCTGACTAACACTCATAATAAAATGAATGTCTGCTGTTGTGAGGTATTCGGTCCTGTGGTTGTGATTGAGCCGTATGACGATTTCAAAAAAGCTGTTGACGAAATTAACAACGGGCGTTATGGGCTTCAGGCAGGAGTGTTTACCGACAGCATTACTGAAATGGATTATGCATTTAATAATATTGAAGTCGGTGGGTTGATGATAAACGATGTGCCGACATTCAGAACCGACCACATGCCTTATGGCGGAGTAAAAGATTCCGGTTTAGGCAGGGAAGGCGTAAAATATGCCATTATGGATATGATGGAACCGCGCCTGATGGTGAAATAAATTATGATTTAATGTGCTTCCAGCCAGTTCATTCCTGAACTCATTTCAATTTCAAGAGGAACACTCAATTCATAAGCGTTTTTCATCTGTTCTTTTATAATTTCCAAAACAGCTTCCTTTTCGGGCTTGTAAACATCAAACACCAATTCATCGTGAACCTGCATAATCATGCGGCTGCGAAATGAATTTGCGGAAATATCTCTGAAAATTTTTATCATGGCAATTTTGATGATATCCGCCGCAGAACCCTGAATGGGAGCATTTATCGCATTTCGTTCGGCATAACCTCTTACCACCGCGTTGGCAGAATTGATATCCCGCAGATAACGTCTGCGCCCTGAAATTGTTTCTACATATCCTTTCTTTCTGGCTGATGCTATGGTATCTTCCATGTACTTTTTTATAGCAGGATATTTTTTAAAATATTGCTCAATGATTTCTGCCCCTTCTTTACGCGGGATATTAAGCCGTTCCGACAGTCCAAAAGCTGAAATGCCGTAAATGATGCCGAAATTCACCATTTTGGCATTGCGGCGCTGCTCTTTGGTAACATCGGCTAAAGCGACATTGTAAACCTTTGATGCCGTTGCGGCATGAATGTCATGGCCCTGTATAAAATCCTCTATCATATTGTGTTCATCGCTGATTGCAGCGATGATTCTCAGTTCTATCTGAGAATAGTCGGCTGAAACCAAAATATAATCTTCATTGCGGGGAACAAATGCTTTACGGATTTCGCGTCCTTTTTCTGTCCTGACTGGAATATTCTGGAGATTAGGATTGTTTGAACTTAAACGTCCTGTTGCTGCAATGGCCTGATTGTAAGAGGTGTGAATTCTGCCGGTGCGGGGGCTGATGAGTTCGGGTAAAGCATCCACGTAAGTAGATTTGAGTTTAGTAAGTGAACGGTAATCCAGAATTTTCTGAATAATTGGATGTTTGTTTACGAGTTTTGTCAAAACATCTTCTGCGGTTGAAAACTGTTTGGTAGCGGTTTTTTTTGGGTTCTCGATGATTTTCATGTGTCCGTATATCACATCACCTAACTGTTTGGGCGAAGCAATATTAAATTCCACTCCTGCAAGTTCAAATATTTCTTTTTCTAACAATTGAATTTCAACAAGTAGTTCAGCGGAATAATCGTTCAGCGCTTTTTTATCAAGCTTCACACCTTCGGTTTCCATAGATGCCAGCACAGGAATCAGGGGTATTTCAATTTCTTTAAATAATTTTTCAGCGCCAACTTTTTTGAGCTCCGGTTCCAAAACAGTTTTCAACTGATAAGTAATATCCGCATCTTCAGAGGCATATTCTTTTATCTCTTCAGCGGGCACCAGCGCCATCGAAAGCTGGTTTTTGCCTTTCTTTCCAATCAATTGCTCGATAGGGACAGGAGAGTAATTCAAATACGACTGGGCCAGATAATCCATATTGTGCCTCAGATCAGGTTCTATCAGGTAATGCGCCATCATGGTGTCGAACATCGGGCCTTTCACATCAATGTCATACCACTTTAACATTTCCATGTCGAATTTGATGTTTTGACCTATTTTCAGCGAATTGGGATTCTCAAATATGGCCTTGAATTCCTGAACCTGCTCGTATGTTTCATGATACTCTTTTGAAAGCATTACATAATATGCCTTGTGTGGCTCCATGCAAAACGATATTCCCAGCAATTCAGAAGAATTTGGGTCAAGGCCTGTGGTTTCTGTGTCAAAACAAAACTCATTTGCAGTTTCCAGTATCTTTATCAGGGTTTCTCTTTTTTCTTTTGTATCCACAAGAATATATTCGTGCGGAGTGTTCTGGATATTATTTAAAGAAGTTTCTGAAATATTTTCCTGTTTTGTTGTTGCTGATATTTCGCCAAACAAATCCGGTTGTTGTTTTTTAATCAATTCCGATGTTTCCTTTTTTTGTAAAGAAATATCAGTGAAAACACGTTTTGCAAAAGTTCGCATTTCTAATTCCTCAAGCAGTTCTTTTAGTTCTTGTTCGTGCGGATGTTCGAGGATAAGTTTGTGTTCTTCAAAAGCAATAGGAACATTAAGAATGATGGTGGCAAGTGCTTTTGATTGAATAGCTAGTTCCTGCCCGGCTATCACTTTTTGTTTCATTCCTTCAGGACTTATGGAATCTATGTTTTTCAAAATATTTTCCAATGAGCCAAATTCGCTGATGAGTTTTTTTGCCCCCACTTCTCCAATGCCCGGTATGCCCGGAATATTATCGGATGCATCGCCCCAAATGCCCAGAATATCTATCAACTGCTCCGGTTTCTGAATTCCGAATTTTTCACAAACCTCTTTTACGCCCATGATCGAGGGCTTATCGCCAAAGCGAGCCGGTTTGTATATCAATACATTTTCGCTTACTAATTGCCCGAAATCTTTATCAGGTGTTACCATAAAAACTTTAAAATCTTTTTTCTCGGCTTCTTTGGCAAGGGTGCCGATCACATCATCTGCCTCGTAACCTTCCACAAAAAGTGTTGGAATGTTAAATGCTTCCACCAGCCGGTAAATATAGGGAATAGAAGCCGAAAGGTCTTCGGGCATTTCCTGGCGGTTGGCTTTGTATTCAACAAAATCTTCATGTCGCAGAGTCGGCGCCATGGTATCAAAAGCTACTCCTATATGTGTTGGTTTTTCTTCTTTTAAAAGTTTATACAGTATGTTAGCAAAACCGTAAACCGCGGAGGTATTTATTCCTTTTGAGTTGATGAGTGGACGGTCTTTGTAAGCATAAAATGCCTGGTACATCAGCGCCATAGCATCTATAAGGTAGAGTTTTTTTTCTGAGGACATGAGAAAGTATTTATTTAGTGTAAAAGTAAGTAAAAAGTTTTGGAGAGAGGTGGGTGGGTGGTATTTTTAGGGGAATAGGCTGTTAGACTATTAGGCTGATAGGTATTTAGGTGAATAGGTGTTTAGAGGTGATTAGGTAGATAGGAATGGTTAGGGTTTTATTTTAAATGATTTTCTATTTGATTTTTTCTGCGTCAATCTGCGAAATCCGCGGGAAATAATATTCTTTCTTTTACTCACGCAGATAACGCTGATTATTGCAGATAAGGCCTGATGCCGAAGGCGTCCAATATGAATATAGCACGCAGTGCGAACAACAAGAAGAAAGTCATAATAAGGACACTGAAGGTGTCCAATATATTAATAATGCTTCATTATTGATTAAGCAACACTGTGAACTCTGTCAAAACACTGTGGCGCTCTGTGGTTAAACAAGCTTTTTTTTATAAACCACAGAGGAAAACAGAGAAAAAAATGAGTTACACAGAGTTTAGGGAAAGAGTTGCTTGCATATACCAGCATTAAGTGTAAAAACAAAGAAGTCAACTATAAAATTATGAATACATAATTATAGAAATGAAAAAGAATAAAATTCCGGAATATTTGCAAATCATACTAACTTAGCAAAAGCAATTTAATGAATATTAATTAAATATTATGAAGCGTTTGCTTGTTTCAGGCTTGTTTGTTTTATGTTCAATTGGATTGTACGCTCAGGACAGTATTCCGCAAAAAGAAATAACTCATAATATCGCAGTAAATGCGTATTTTGATTTTACAAAACAAAGTTTTCTGCCTTTCTTCTCTCTTGCTTACGATTATAACAAATTTTCGATTGAAGCCCGCTACAACTATGATATAACAGAAAACTTTTCATTGTTTCTCGGAGCTGCTTTGTATAAAAACAATTGGAAGTTCAGAATAATGCAAGGGCTTACTTTTGGGAAGGATAATGTGGGTATTTGCATTTCTCCGGTAACAGTTTATGATGGCGATAAAATATATTTTTACAACAACCCTCAACTGACAATCAATATAAAAAATGTCCCGACTTATTTTTCACATTGGGCTGAAGTGTATTATAAACCATTGGATTTTTTCTGGCTTGGCATAGCCGACCGGCTTTATTTTGATTCGGAAATAAGCGATGTTACCTTCGGCCCTGTGGTTTCTTTTAATTACAGGGGATTTTTTATAAATCTGAACTATTGGGTTCCGCTAAAAATAACTGAAAACAGGGTCACTGTTTTACTTGGTTATGAAATGGATTTTGTGCGCTTAAAAAAAGTTAAAGCAAAAAACTAAAAAAACCATAAGCAAAATCATGTTGAAAGTGTCTGATTTTTTCTGCGTCAATCTGCGAAATCCGCGGGAAATAATATTCTTTCTTTTACTCACGCAGATAACGCTGATTATTGCAGATAAGGCCTGATGCTGAAGGCGTCCAATATGAATATAGCACGCAGTGCGAACAATAAGAAGCATCATTTTGCCCGGTTATTTCTTTTTCGTATGAAGGATTTTATTTTAATCTTTATTTCTGGTTTCCACTAACAACCGTTGTATCCGGAAGTACATTTATGCCGGGATACGAAAGATGTTTGTAATTTTATTTGGATTGTGTCGGGAAGACTGACTTATGTGAAAGCTTACGGGCAGTTACTCCAGCACTCACTATACTTAACTCTTTAGTTCTTCCAGCAAATTCTTCGCCCCCCTCCATATCGGCATGGAACGTTTGCGCCAGAAAAAATATCCAATAAGCCCGGAAATAAACATGATACCCCAGTAAACCGCTTGTATCACGAGTATTTTTGTTAAGGGTTCCGCTTCAAAATATTTATGATGTTCGTAGGCATTTAATGTAATGCCAACACTGATGAGTATTACGACTATAAATACCGGGTACCATCTTTTATTGAAAAAACGGTATCTTTCTTCGGTCTTCTTGAGTACGTTAAATAACGGCAGGGTGTAGTCGAGGTTTTTATAGGTTTTATACTGCCATCTGAAAAACCATGTCCCGATAAGAAATGCAAGCACATAAAATGCTCCCGATATTCTGTCCACGCCGCTTATTTCGGGGTCGGGGTTGATGATAAACAATGCCGCATAAAAGATGGTGCAGGCAAGATATACAAAAAACATTCCCCGCATTAACTTGCGGTTGCGTTTGTCTTCGCGCTGCATGCGGTTTATAAAATTGTCAATGTTGATGGACTGAGTATTTATATTGTTATTTTTCATAATCTTCTCCTTTCATCATAACTTTTAATTCTTCGCGGATACGGTGTAGTTTGGTTCGTACATTTGGCTCCGTAATTCCTATAATGTCAGCCATCTCACGCGTTGATATTTTTTCAATGGATAGTGTTATTAAAAGTTTGTCAATCACATTCAGCTGGTTTATCACATTGTGTAACGACTCAATCCTTAGCTCTTTCTCAATTTTTTCTTCTTTGACGTCTTCATCCATCAATTGCCTGAAATTGTTTTTATCCAGTGACAGGTTAAATTCCGAACGGCGATTCTCTTTCATAATGTAAGTGAGGGAAGTGTTGACTGCAATACGGTAAACCCATGTACTGATGGCTGCATCGCCGCGGAAACTATCCAGACTTCGCCAGACATTTATCATTACCTCCTGCTGTAAATCCTTGATATCTTCCTCCGAACGGGCATAGTGCCTGCATATATTCCAGATGCGCTGCTGCTGTTCTTCCACAAGTTTCCTGAATTTTTCCTCTTTCGGGTTCATGGTGGTTCAGTGTTTGAGCATAAGATATTGCATCGGGGAAATTGTTACATTTTATGAGATAAAAAGTAAAATTAAATAAAAACTAAAACTATCAATGAATGAAACACACAAAAATTCGTTTGATTAATGAAATTTTTTTATTTTCGTATTATTAATAAAAAATTCAAATAATATGAAACAATTAGTAAAATTATTTTTAGTGGCATTATTGATAATAACTTCTTTTTCGGCTTGCAAAAAATACGAAGATGGCGATACATTCAGCTGGTTTGTAAAAATGTACATCGTTAATGACTGGAAAATCGAAAAAAGGTTCCTTGTTAATTCCGGCGTGGATATCACTCCAACCAACAATTACTGGATTAAATTGTCAAAAGATTACAGATATACAGAATATCAGGCCGACACAGTTTCATCCGAAGGTTCGTGGACACTGGATGGAGAAAAAATGGAATTCATCGTTGTCCCTGATGAATATTTTGGAGGAATGGCGCAACTTGGTTTTGTATATGACATAATCAGGCTGGAAAATGCAAGGTTCCGGATAAGGGAAAAAGCAATCAATCCCACAGAAACACATTATATTCCAAAATAATTTAGAAATCACAGACAGTTTATTGCTAGCCGATGCCGTAGGCATCGAATATTTATAAATGCTTAAAATAAAAGCTGTGACAACTCCGTCGGAGTCGAATAATAAGATAATAAATTAATTATTGTGCTGTTGAAAGTATAACTTCCTGACGCTCAGATTGAGGTCGAAATCTGAACCGTCTCAAACCTGATACGTTCTTATAGCTATTGGAACGGCTCAGTCTGATTGTAAAAATTAATAATCGGCTAATCCAAAATAGTTTTTGAAAACGAAAAATATTTTTTATATGATATACGGTTTGCAGATCCGACAAGGCCTTTAATCATATTATGTAAAACTTATCAACAATTAAAAAATCAAGTATCTTATTTTTTAATTTTACTGAACATTTTTGCAAGTTATTATTATGATAAATTTCACTCATTTACACGTTCACACACAATATTCCATTCTTGACGGCGCCGCAGGCATTGAAGCCCTTATCGAAAGAGCGAAGGAGTTGGGAATGCGAGCCATAGCCATCACCGATCATGGCAATATGTTTGGAGTTAAAGAATTTCACAGTGTTGCTACAAAAAAGGAAATACTTCCCATTATCGGTTGTGAAATGTATGTGGCAGCCAAAAGCATGGTCGATAAAACCGGTACTGAAGACCGCGCCGGTTACCACCTTATTTTGCTGGCAAAAAACGAAACAGGATATAAAAACCTTTGCAAACTGATTTCTTACGCATGGATTGATGGCTTTTATTATAAGCCACGTATTGACTGGGAATTGCTGAAAAAATATCATGAGGGATTGATTGCTTCCACCGCCTGCCTGGCCGGAGAAATACCCGCTTACATATTGAATAACGATACAGCAAGCCTGGAGCAGAAAATCTCAGATTTTAAAGAACTCTTCGGGGATGATTTTTATTTTGAACTGATGAGACATAAAACAAGTATCCCCAAATACGATAATGATGTATTTGTGAGGCAGGAAATTGTAAACAACGCCCTGATAAACCTTTCACGCAGACATCAGGTGAAGCTTATCGCCACCAATGACGTGCATTTTATTAAAGCCGGCGATGCGCAAGCGCATGACCGACTGTTGTGTATCAATACGGGAAAGCTGGTTTCTGATACGAACCGGATGGAATACACCAAACAGGAATACCTGAAAAGCGCCGAAGAAATGATGGAGCTGTTTGCCGACATTCCTGAAGCCCTTGAAAATACCAATGAAATAGTAGAAAAAATAGAATCATATAAATTAGAGCATAAACCCATACTTCCTGATTTTCCACTGCCTGAAGGATACAGCGGTACATACGAGTACTTAGAGCACCTGACGTATGAAGGAGCCAGAATGCGTTATAAGGAAATTACTGACGAGATAAAAGAACGTATTGAATATGAGCTTTCAGTAATTAAAGAAACCAAATTTGCAGGATATTTTCTGATTGTTAATGACTTTATTTCAGCAGCACGCAATATGGGCGTTTGGGTGGGGCCGGGGAGAGGTTCTGCCGCCGGCTCGGTAGTGGCATACTGCCTGAGAATAACGGACCTGGATCCATTGGAATATGGTTTGCTTTTTGAGCGATTCCTGAACCCGGAACGTTTTTCAATGCCTGATATGGATATTGATTTTGATGAAGACGGGCGGGAAAAAGTTATACAATATGTGATTGATAAATACGGCGAATCCAGAGTTGCCCAGATAATTACGTTTGGCACTATGGCTTCTAAAATGGCTATACGGGATGTCGCAAGAGTTGAAAACCTTCCCTTGCAGGATGCTGATCGCCTGGCTAAAATGGTTCCGGCGAAAGCAAAAGACCTTAAGGAAGCCATTAATATGGTTCATGAGTTAAAAAGCGCAAAAAACTCCAACAACCAGTTAATATCGAGAACGATGAAATATGCCGAGGAACTGGAAGGATCTGTAAGGCATACAGGAACACATGCCTGCGGAATTATTATCGGTAAAAATGATTTAATTGACCATATCCCTTTATGCCTGCAGAAAGATTCAAAATTGAGAGTTACACAATATGAAGGAAAACATGTGGAATCGGTCGGCTTGTTAAAAATGGATTTTCTTGGGCTGAAAACTCTGTCTATCATTAAAGATGCCATTGAAAACATTAAACATTCAAAGGGTATTGAGATAGATGTTAACCAGATTCCTCTTGATGACGAAGAAACATATCATTTGTTTAGCAAAGGGAATACCACAGGTATATTTCAGTTTGAGTCGGATGGCATGAAAAAGCACCTGCGTGAACTAAAACCCAACCAATTTGAAGACCTTATTGCCATGAATGCCCTTTACCGCCCCGGGCCTATGGAACATATACCCAGTTATATAAAACGAAAGTTCGGAAAAGAAAAGATAGTATATGACCATCCGGTGATGGAATTAATATTAACCCCAACCTACGGAATAACTGT
This window harbors:
- a CDS encoding aldehyde dehydrogenase family protein — its product is MDAYSLYLAGNFVETSGKIKIINPYTKACFAEACLASPGELEQAVQAAQNVEKVLAEMPSYKRYEILMQIAKLIKDDKDRLAFVLSTEACKPLKSSLTEVDRAVQTFIVAAEEAKRLPKEYISIDWTISGAGKEGMVKYFPIGLVAGIAPFNFPLNLAVHKIAPAIAVGCPIILKPSSLTPLSTLELAKIIDKTDLPKGALSILPMDRKTGNLLVTDERFKLLTFTGSPEVGWKMKSEAGKKKVVLELGGNAGVIITKSADVEKAVTKCVAGGFAYSGQVCIHTQRIFVHKNIFTDFTQKFVEKTKLLKQGPSEDPATDISALINEENAIRVESWVADALAGGAELLCGGKRKGAFFEPTVLTNTHNKMNVCCCEVFGPVVVIEPYDDFKKAVDEINNGRYGLQAGVFTDSITEMDYAFNNIEVGGLMINDVPTFRTDHMPYGGVKDSGLGREGVKYAIMDMMEPRLMVK
- the polA gene encoding DNA polymerase I, which produces MSSEKKLYLIDAMALMYQAFYAYKDRPLINSKGINTSAVYGFANILYKLLKEEKPTHIGVAFDTMAPTLRHEDFVEYKANRQEMPEDLSASIPYIYRLVEAFNIPTLFVEGYEADDVIGTLAKEAEKKDFKVFMVTPDKDFGQLVSENVLIYKPARFGDKPSIMGVKEVCEKFGIQKPEQLIDILGIWGDASDNIPGIPGIGEVGAKKLISEFGSLENILKNIDSISPEGMKQKVIAGQELAIQSKALATIILNVPIAFEEHKLILEHPHEQELKELLEELEMRTFAKRVFTDISLQKKETSELIKKQQPDLFGEISATTKQENISETSLNNIQNTPHEYILVDTKEKRETLIKILETANEFCFDTETTGLDPNSSELLGISFCMEPHKAYYVMLSKEYHETYEQVQEFKAIFENPNSLKIGQNIKFDMEMLKWYDIDVKGPMFDTMMAHYLIEPDLRHNMDYLAQSYLNYSPVPIEQLIGKKGKNQLSMALVPAEEIKEYASEDADITYQLKTVLEPELKKVGAEKLFKEIEIPLIPVLASMETEGVKLDKKALNDYSAELLVEIQLLEKEIFELAGVEFNIASPKQLGDVIYGHMKIIENPKKTATKQFSTAEDVLTKLVNKHPIIQKILDYRSLTKLKSTYVDALPELISPRTGRIHTSYNQAIAATGRLSSNNPNLQNIPVRTEKGREIRKAFVPRNEDYILVSADYSQIELRIIAAISDEHNMIEDFIQGHDIHAATASKVYNVALADVTKEQRRNAKMVNFGIIYGISAFGLSERLNIPRKEGAEIIEQYFKKYPAIKKYMEDTIASARKKGYVETISGRRRYLRDINSANAVVRGYAERNAINAPIQGSAADIIKIAMIKIFRDISANSFRSRMIMQVHDELVFDVYKPEKEAVLEIIKEQMKNAYELSVPLEIEMSSGMNWLEAH
- a CDS encoding sigma-70 family RNA polymerase sigma factor, whose product is MNPKEEKFRKLVEEQQQRIWNICRHYARSEEDIKDLQQEVMINVWRSLDSFRGDAAISTWVYRIAVNTSLTYIMKENRRSEFNLSLDKNNFRQLMDEDVKEEKIEKELRIESLHNVINQLNVIDKLLITLSIEKISTREMADIIGITEPNVRTKLHRIREELKVMMKGEDYEK
- a CDS encoding T9SS type A sorting domain-containing protein; translation: MLIRKILLQLIVLELIFNNINAQEIGIAEWRVHLPYRQTISLDFAGSLVYCATPYGIFYFDKEDNTINQITKINGLSDVNISKIRYSEQYKALIIVYTNANIDLIYEKSIINISDIKRKTILGNKTINNITIYGNYAYLSCGFGIVVLDILQNEIKDTYYIGQNGSSMNVLDVACDGVYIYAATESGIYKASYTNPNLANYANWSKDTSMSNPNGKYNVITIFQNKLFANLSVSGYSKDTLYVNDGNAWAIFDSTRFDDVFSIRVVNNKMLVSYNYKVLVYNSDIQILEDLWTYNPDSPEPSEALIDGDSYYWVADRTKGLVRYKDWNAFKITPDGPATNNAFAMDIAGSDLYVAAGSVNSAWGNVWNYSGVYSFIGGTWHTLKDYNTAFDTIYDIIDIAVDPSNSNHVFAASLGVGLVEIKNGYVVNVYDETNSPLEHPYSFYRWLGIGGLAFDDNNNIWAVNSISNNLLKMRTPDGSWYSFSTLPYISQAHGGAMMIDQHGQKWILLRNAVGLLVFNEKGTWSTSNDDVIKVLTTSVGNGSLPSNAVYCMAEDLDGKVWIGTDKGVAVFYNPENISDGGNFDAQQITIMQDGTAQHLLEFERVTSMAVDGSNKKWFGTEKAGVFLMSEDGQEEILHFTEENSPLLSNTITSIAIDENTGEVFFGTANGLISFKWYATKGGETFTNVYAYPNPVRGDFNGTIGIKGLVKDATVKITDVSGTLVYETKSEGGQAVWNGKNFKGDLVGSGVYFVFCSNEDCTEKLVTKIMVIR
- the recO gene encoding DNA repair protein RecO, which produces MQCKTRAIVLKTINYSETSIIVKMHTELFGLKSFLVRGVRKKHAKINPSILQPLSLLEVVFSNKENCQLHSPKEISSYYQFVSLPFNVFKSSQALFVNELVYRTVREEEPNPYFFNFLTQSIIALDKAKSNFQNIHIAFSIKLTRYLGFYPLGKYCPETPYFILKEGHFAKYKPDDELYLDQPMSQTFDFLLRIPIEESGSVSLSSDTRRKLLENIIAYFQLHLIGFGNIKSLDVLTQLFHS